The bacterium genome contains the following window.
TTGCTACATCCACCAGTGGCACAATGAGTGTGTTGTTAGGTGCGATTGCCGGTATCTCGCTTGTTGTTGGTGGTATTGGGATTATGAATATCATGCTCGTCAGTGTTGCTGAACGTACCCGTGAAATTGGACTTCGGATTGCACTTGGCGCTCGCCGTCGGGACATCCGTTGGCAGTTTCTACTGGAAGCGAGTTTCCTCTCATTAGGCGGCGGATTAATCGGTGTGATACTTGGAACGACCGTAGCCAGTTCAATTTCAAAGTTTGTCGGATGGACGATGTTAGTTACGACCGATTCCGTCTTAGTTGCGGTTCTGTTTTCCGCTGCAGTTGGGGTGTTTTTTGGCTTCTATCCGGCACAAAAAGCTGCTAGTGCAAACCCGATTGAAGCACTTCGGTACGAATGAGAGAAAGCAGTAAGTATTTTTGATCTCGGGGAACGAACGAATTCAGTTTCGTCCGTTTTACTTATTGTGATATGCACTCACAAAAACACAACCAGCGGAAATTCTGCGGTATATTTGTGGTGAGTCAACTTAGGAAGCATGCTCATGGAGTTATCGAACATCTACTGGAAAAACCCCCTCTGGTTGTGGTTAACCGTTACTGGCGTCGCGTTGTTGCTCACCGCGATAATCCAGGTCGGAAAGGGACTAACGGTCCGAAAATTCAAACGGTTGGCAAAAGATACTGATACCGTAGTTGACGATATTGCCATTCTAATCCTTGCGAAAACCCGTCTATACTCGGTGTTTATCCTCTCGTGTTACATCGCTTCCAAGTTCCTAACAATGCCGCCACAGGCACTCACTGCTTCCAAGTACATCATGGTTGTGATCATTGCTCTCCAAATCGTCGTGTGGGGGAATAGTCTCATCGATTTCTGGTTGAGGAATCAATCGGGAAGCTCGGAATTAGTTGGAAAGTCTGCGTTTGGATTACTGGGATTTGTAGCGCGGCTTGGGTTGTGGAGTCTGGTATTGTTGATAACACTCAGCAACTTGGGTGTCAACATCACTGCGATTATTACCGGTTTGGGTGTCGGCGGTATCGCAGTTGCTTTAGCTTCCCAGAAGATTCTCGGAGACTTCTTTAGTTCATTCATTATCGTATTCGATAAACCGTTTGAAGTGGGTGATTTTGTTGTAATCGGCGACTACAAAGGAACGATCGAACGCATTGGAGTGAAGACGACTCGCATTCGGAGTCTTACTGGAGAACAAATCGTATTACCGAATTCCGATATCATCGATTCGCGCTTACGCAACTTCAAGCGGATGGAAGAGCGGCGGGTATCATTCCGGATAGGAGTCGAGTACTCAACACCAGCTGATAAACTTGAGCAGATCACAACGATTATTAAGGAAGTAGTATCAAGGCAACCGGAAGTGCGGTATGGTTTTTCGTTCTTTGCCGAATATGGCGAATCCTCTTTGTTGTTTGAAACGGTCTACTTTGTTCTCAGTGGAGATTACGATCTCTACACAAACACACATCAAGCAATAAACTTTGAGCTATTCCGGCGGTTTGAAGAAGAACAGATTCGCTTTGCGTTTCCGACTCGAACACTTCATCTGATCAATCAAGTATAACCGTTACAAGATTGTGTGAGTTGGAAAGTATCTACTCGTTTACCAGCTGTTCGGAACAGCACA
Protein-coding sequences here:
- a CDS encoding mechanosensitive ion channel family protein, with the protein product MELSNIYWKNPLWLWLTVTGVALLLTAIIQVGKGLTVRKFKRLAKDTDTVVDDIAILILAKTRLYSVFILSCYIASKFLTMPPQALTASKYIMVVIIALQIVVWGNSLIDFWLRNQSGSSELVGKSAFGLLGFVARLGLWSLVLLITLSNLGVNITAIITGLGVGGIAVALASQKILGDFFSSFIIVFDKPFEVGDFVVIGDYKGTIERIGVKTTRIRSLTGEQIVLPNSDIIDSRLRNFKRMEERRVSFRIGVEYSTPADKLEQITTIIKEVVSRQPEVRYGFSFFAEYGESSLLFETVYFVLSGDYDLYTNTHQAINFELFRRFEEEQIRFAFPTRTLHLINQV